The Pseudanabaena yagii GIHE-NHR1 genome segment TTTCGGTAAATTCGCCAAGATTGCTATTAACCTTTAAGTCTCCTTGATGTTGCTTCACGATAATGTCATGGGTGAGCGATAGCCCCAGTCCTGTACCTGAGCCAGGTGGTTTAGTAGTAAAGAAGGGGTCAAGAATTCTCGACTGAATTTTGGGATCAATTCCACAACCATTATCACGAATATGAATTTCTACCCTATTACCTACTAATTGGGTCGCAATCATCAGCTTAGGGACATAGACGGAACCATCTCTATTGTTCGCAAAATTTTGTTTTTTACCCCACATGGCATCACAGGCATTGTCAATTAAGTTAATGAAAGCTCGGATTAGATTATTAGGAATTACTTCCACAAGTCCGATTTCTGGGGCATATTTAGTCTCAATGACGGTTTGGAAACTACTATGCTGCAATTCTTTACTCTGATAGGCTAGTTTCAAGGCTTCATTGAGTAGATCATGTAGTAAGGTCGGATGCATAGTAGTTTGCTCGTTTTCGGTACGGGCATGTTGCATCATGCTTGTAATAATCTTGTCTGCCCTTTGGCTATGGTCACGGATGGTGGTCGCGTTTTCTTGCAAATCTGCAATTAATGCTTCGATGAGTTGATTGTTTTCAGAGGTGTGAGATTGCATCACTGGTTGCAAGATCTCCATGAGATCTTGTGTCAGCTCGATGGAACCTTCAGCATAGTTTTTAACAAAGTTAAGAGGATTGCGAATTTCATGGGCAATCCCAGCCGTGAGCGTACCAAGGGAGACTAGTTTCTCTTGGGCAAGAATCCGCTCTTGAGCAACTTGCAGTTCAGTGGTTCTCTCCTCTACCCGTTGTTCAAGAGTTTGTGAATATGCACCTAATTGTTGGTTTGCTTGTTCCAGTTCGATATTCAACTGCGATAAGTTTTGTAAGAGATGCTCGCGTTCTAATTCTGCATGTTTGCGATCGCTAATATCTTCGACGACACCGATTAGTTGTCGGTTCGGATTCTGATGAATGATGCCCCATACCGCAATCCAACGTAGTTCGCCATCTAGCCGCCGAATCCGATATTCAATTTGGTAGGGTGCTCCTGTGGAAAAGGTATGATCGATTGCTTGAACTACCCGATCGTAGTCATCGGGATAGACCATCGCCAGAAATGTATCGCGATCGCCGGGGAAAGTCCCGGGGACAAAGCCAAAAACTTCCTGAGCACGATCTGACCAAAAGAGCTGTCCCGTTTGGAGATTGCAGCCCCAACAGCCCATTTGAGCGGCATCAAGGGCTAGTTGGAGTCGCAGTCTTTCTTCCTGAAGTTTGCTCTCAGCAAGTTTGCGATCGCTAATATCTTGAACTACTCCGAGTAGATATTCAGGACTGCCATCAAATTTATGAACTAGAGATACATTCAAGTTTGTCCAAATAATGTGACCATCTTTATGGATATAGCACTTTTCTATAAAAAATGCTTGTATTTCACCTGTTAAAAGCTTATTAATCTGCTCCTCATCTTTGGCAAAGTCATCAGGACCACTAATTTCCCTAAGAGATTTAGATAATAGTTCTGTTTCTGTGTAGCCGAGAATATCACATAATTTCTGGTTTACATTGGCGAAATAGCCATTTAAATCAACTTGTCCAATGCCTACAGCAGCTTGCTCAAAGGCAGCCCGAAAACGTTCTTCACTAACTATTAGAGCAGATTCCACCTGTTTGCGCTCGGTGATATCTTCAGAAATACAGATTAAATAATCAGGCTGCCCCTGCTCATCAAAAACAGGCACTTTGATCGTATGTAAGATTCTTCTACCAAGGGTCAGGCTATCAATTGGTTCTTCAGGAATATCCTCTGTTTGACCAAATAGAAAGGAATTGCGATCTTTCGCATGAAAGAAATCAGATTGTTCTTTAGGGAAAAAGTCATAAACTGATTTACCAATGGCTTGCTCTTTCGTGCAGCCGAACATGATTTCACTGGTCTTATTCCATAGCAAAAACTCACCAAACTTATTGGCTTTGCCATTTTTAACAAATAGTGCCACTGGTAAATTTTCAATAATCGCTTCGAGAAAATTCCGCGTTTGCGATAGCTCTTTTGTCCGTTCCTGTACCCGCCGTTCTAGTTCTGCATTCAGGTTTTGCAGGTCTTCCAGAGCCTGCATCCTTTCTAGCTCAGCGATCGCCCTCGCCCCAAAAATATGCAGTAACATTTCTGCATGTTTCTGATTAGATAATGGTTGGCGATCTAGCACACAAAGTACCCCCAGTTTCTTGCCTTCTGCATTTTGCAAGGCAACACCAAGATAGCTATCGATATCTGCTCCGACTAAATGCTCATTAAGCGAAAATAGCTGTTTTACATTTGAACAGCAATAGCTCCCTTCGCGTAGGGTCACTTCGCAAGGTGTATTCGCAATTTTGTAGACAAACTTGGATTGCAATTGTTGATCGGCATACCATGCAAGTGTTTCTAAACAATCGCCAACCTGTTTGTCCAGATAAACATGGGAAACTCCAAGGGCGATCGCAATTTGTTTAACGAGTTCAGGGAAAAACTCTTTGCCTGTAACGTAAGCAGTGCCATGCAACAAGCTTTGTAGTGCTAAGTCTGCTTGTTTGCGATCGGTAATATCAATTGCAATGCCAGCCGTTCCAATTGACTCATTGGATTCATCAATCACTGGTGCTTTAAATGTCTCGAGCCATTTTACTTTCCCCTCGGCGGTAACTAGTCTTTCTTCAAGCTGTTTACGTTGCCTAGATTGCATGACATCCAGATCGTCACGACGATAGGACTCTGCTAACTCAGGAGTCCAGATATCTAGATCAGTCAGTCCAACCAATTGAGCAGGCTCATAGCCACAGGATTGAGCAAATGGCTGATTAACCGCCAAAAATCGCCCATCTAGATCTTTCAGCCATGCAATATGGGGAATATTGTTAATCAGGGAGTAAACCTGTCGTGATTTGGTGTCTGAGATCTTTTTACTGACTTTGAGTGCGCGTTCGGACTGTTTGCGATCGCTAATATCACGACCTACAATCAGCACATCATTGTCACTGCAAACTACAACTCGACATTCCTCAGTTTGCAATGCACCATCCACCCAAAGTTCTTGCTCATAGATTTGCATTTTTTTAGTTGCAAGGGCTGCATGTATTGCATTCATTCGTCTTGCTGCCAAATCAGGAGGTAAACTTTCCTCTATTTTTGTACCTATCAGCTTTTGAGCATCTCCTAACACCTTAAACGTATCAGTTGAGATGAAATCAAGGTATACGCCATCTCGACTAACGCGCATAATCAAATCGGGCAAAGCATTGATCAAAGCTCTCTGTTTGGCTTCAATTTGGCGCAAAGCTTCTTCAACTTGTTTACGATTAGTAATATCTAGTACTGAACCGATAAATCCTATTAATTCCCCATGAATATCGCGTTCAGGAACCGCTTGAACAAACATCCATTTAATAGAACCATCAGGATAAATATAGCGATGCTCGACTTCATATTCCGTATCACAGCCTAAATTCGATAGTTCGATAAAATTGTTCCAAGCCGCAGACATCTGATCTCGATCATCAGGATGCAGATTCTTAGTCCATCCTTCACCAAGGTTGTCCTCTAAACTTAAGCCTGTAATTTCGAGGGTTTTAGCATTAGCATAAGTGGAAACTCCCTGAGCATCATAATGAAAAATGCCAATAGGACTAATTTCTGATAGCAACCGATAACGCTCTTCACTTTCTTGGAGAGCATTTTCAGTACGAATGCGATCGCTAATAATTTCACCAAAGATAATAACGCCAGCAACATTATCATCATCGTCATACCAAGGCAGGACTTCCCACCGTAGCCATTCCTCTCTACCATCAGGGAGAATGCAATGATCTTTTTCATTTCGCGTTACAACTCCCTGTAGTCCCCTTTGATGTGCCTCGCGCCATGAATCAGAAATATTAGAAAAAAGATCGTAATGACATTTGCCAATAATCGAGCCGTCTAATTCATTTGATCGCTCCATTAATTGATAATCATTAATCCAACGATGGCTAGCGATCACATAGTTCATGTGGCGATCGAACATTGCCACACCCACAGGTGTATGTTCGATAAATAAACGTAATTGCCTCTCATTTTGACGTAGTTGCTGCGTACGTTCCTGTATCTGTTGTTCTAAACTCGCATTCAACCTTTCTAGCTCACGATTGGCTTGTTCTAGTTCTAGTTGCTTTTGGGTAAGTTGTTGTTCTTTGTGATAGCATCGCAAAGCCTCTGTCACCGTGAGTTGCAGATCAATCTCATTCCAAGGCTTTG includes the following:
- a CDS encoding PAS domain S-box protein, translating into MSTPTILCVDDERNVLLTLRTQLMRYFPDYAIEIAESGTEALIVVEELLNDGVEIPLVIADQIMPGMKGDQVLIELHQRHPQILKVMLTGEARAEDVGNVVNRGNLYRFMSKPWNEIDLQLTVTEALRCYHKEQQLTQKQLELEQANRELERLNASLEQQIQERTQQLRQNERQLRLFIEHTPVGVAMFDRHMNYVIASHRWINDYQLMERSNELDGSIIGKCHYDLFSNISDSWREAHQRGLQGVVTRNEKDHCILPDGREEWLRWEVLPWYDDDDNVAGVIIFGEIISDRIRTENALQESEERYRLLSEISPIGIFHYDAQGVSTYANAKTLEITGLSLEDNLGEGWTKNLHPDDRDQMSAAWNNFIELSNLGCDTEYEVEHRYIYPDGSIKWMFVQAVPERDIHGELIGFIGSVLDITNRKQVEEALRQIEAKQRALINALPDLIMRVSRDGVYLDFISTDTFKVLGDAQKLIGTKIEESLPPDLAARRMNAIHAALATKKMQIYEQELWVDGALQTEECRVVVCSDNDVLIVGRDISDRKQSERALKVSKKISDTKSRQVYSLINNIPHIAWLKDLDGRFLAVNQPFAQSCGYEPAQLVGLTDLDIWTPELAESYRRDDLDVMQSRQRKQLEERLVTAEGKVKWLETFKAPVIDESNESIGTAGIAIDITDRKQADLALQSLLHGTAYVTGKEFFPELVKQIAIALGVSHVYLDKQVGDCLETLAWYADQQLQSKFVYKIANTPCEVTLREGSYCCSNVKQLFSLNEHLVGADIDSYLGVALQNAEGKKLGVLCVLDRQPLSNQKHAEMLLHIFGARAIAELERMQALEDLQNLNAELERRVQERTKELSQTRNFLEAIIENLPVALFVKNGKANKFGEFLLWNKTSEIMFGCTKEQAIGKSVYDFFPKEQSDFFHAKDRNSFLFGQTEDIPEEPIDSLTLGRRILHTIKVPVFDEQGQPDYLICISEDITERKQVESALIVSEERFRAAFEQAAVGIGQVDLNGYFANVNQKLCDILGYTETELLSKSLREISGPDDFAKDEEQINKLLTGEIQAFFIEKCYIHKDGHIIWTNLNVSLVHKFDGSPEYLLGVVQDISDRKLAESKLQEERLRLQLALDAAQMGCWGCNLQTGQLFWSDRAQEVFGFVPGTFPGDRDTFLAMVYPDDYDRVVQAIDHTFSTGAPYQIEYRIRRLDGELRWIAVWGIIHQNPNRQLIGVVEDISDRKHAELEREHLLQNLSQLNIELEQANQQLGAYSQTLEQRVEERTTELQVAQERILAQEKLVSLGTLTAGIAHEIRNPLNFVKNYAEGSIELTQDLMEILQPVMQSHTSENNQLIEALIADLQENATTIRDHSQRADKIITSMMQHARTENEQTTMHPTLLHDLLNEALKLAYQSKELQHSSFQTVIETKYAPEIGLVEVIPNNLIRAFINLIDNACDAMWGKKQNFANNRDGSVYVPKLMIATQLVGNRVEIHIRDNGCGIDPKIQSRILDPFFTTKPPGSGTGLGLSLTHDIIVKQHQGDLKVNSNLGEFTETIVTIPLVMTGFN